In Kutzneria kofuensis, the DNA window TGAAGGAACACGGGCTGGATCCGTTCGCCCGTGCCTTCACCGAGGCCGGCTTCGTCGTGCTGGTGGACGACCACCGGGGATTCGGCGCCAGCGACGGTGAGCCCCGCCATGAGGTCAACCCATGGGTCCAGATCGAGGACTGGCGCCGGGCCATCTCGTTCCTGGAGAGCCGGCCCGGAGTGGATCCGGCGCGGATCGGGTTGTGGGGGACGAGCTACGCCGGCGGCCACGCTCTCGTGCTAGGGGCCACGGACCGTCGGGTGCGCTGTGTCGTGGCACAGGCGCCGACCATCAGCGGCTACCAGCAAGGGGTGCGGCGGGTCGCGCCCGAAGCGACTGCGGCACTGGAGGAAGCCTTCGCAGAAGAGGATCGGGCCGCCTTGCGGGGCGAGCCGCCGCGTCGACAGGCGATCGTCAGCGCCGATCCCGCGCAGCCGGCGTCCTACCGCGCCCCCGACGCAGTCCAGTTCTACCTACAGGACTTGCCGGCCGTGGTGTGGCAGAACGACGCCACCGTGCGCTCGACACGGTTCGCTCGGGCCTATGAGCCCGGCGCATGGGCTCCGCGGGTGTCACCCACGCCGCTGTTGATGATCATCGCCCTGCGTGACACGGTCACGGTGACCGACCTCGCGCTGGCCGCCTATGAGCAGGCGCTGGAGCCCAAGCGCCTGGTCACCGTCGACGGTGGGCACTTCGACCCGTACGTGGCGGAGTTCCCGGCGGCCAGCGGTGCGGCCGTGCAGTGGTTCCAGCGGCATCTGAGCTAGGAGAACTGGTGCGGCACAAGGAGTTCGATCCTGCCGTTGCGCTGGACCAGGCGATGGTCCTGTTCTGGGACACGGGGTATGAAGCGACCTCGGTGCAGGATCTCACCGAGAAGTTGGGGATCGGCCGACGCAGCCTCTACGACACCTTCGGCGACAAGCACTCCCTGTTCATGCAGTCGTTGCGGCACTACGCGGAGACGGAGGCCCGTCGCGTGTGGGAAGCCGTTGAGCGGGCAGCCGATGCCCGTGAGGGCGTGCGGGTGCTGCTCGGAGCCGGGTTGTCCCAGAGCAGCCGCGGGACCGGATGCCTGGTGGTGAACACGGCGACCGAGGTGGGGCCACGCGACGGTGACGCCGCCGAGTTCGTCGAGCAGCACTTGGGCGGCGTTCGGAGCGCCTTGACCGACCTCGTCCGACGCGGCCAGGGCGAGGGGAGCATCGCCAACCCGGCCGCACCCGAGGTCTTGGCCAGTGTGTTGTTCACCGCCTGGCTCGGCCTTCGGGTGGGTGTGCGGGCCGGGCTGAGCCGCCGACGGCTCGAGCGAGACCTCTCCGACATCCTCAGCCTGCTCGACCGAGCGTGATCCGGGCCGGTCATAGCCGGCCTGGATCACCGATCCACCGCGCGGGAGATGCACCCGTCGCGGGGGGATGGAGAGAGGTACTCGAGCAGGTCGTCGCGTTCGTCGACGGCACGCTGGCCCATCGGACTGGGCTTCGTCGGCAGCCCCACGGCGGAAAATGACGATTGCTCGCTTGGGTGGGGCCGACGGTGCCCGGGGTGCACACGGACCAGCGCTGCCACCGCTTCCCGCCGGTGACGCTGCTGACGAGCTGTCTGAAGTCGAGGGCGAGGCGGCCGCCGACGAACGCCTCGATCCGGCCGAAGACGCACATGGGCAGCCTCAAGTGCCGGGCGGAGCGGCGGCAGCGACCGGCGACCGCTCTGCACGGAGGGGTCAAGGGGTGCGCAGTCGGCGCAGGCTGTCGACAATCAGTTCCAGGCCGAAGGCGAATTCGTCCTCCAGCGGCACTGGCAACGAGTCGGCGACCGCGCGGGTGGCCGGAAACTCGTCGGACGGCAGGTCGTGGAAATGCGTCGACACCCGCTCCCGCTCGGCGTCGTCGCCGGATCCGGCGAGCTGGATCGCGAAGCCGAGGACATAACGCGAAAGGGTGGCGTAGGCGCGTGCGGCGAGGTCCGGCGGGAGCCCGCCGTCGAGCAGGACGGCCAGGCAGCGTTCTCGCAGCACCATGGCGTTCGGCCCGGTCGGGGTCTGTTCGATCAGCAGGGGCGCGATCTTCCGGTGCCGGCCCAGCGTGTCGAACATCGCCCGGGCGACGGTCTGGCAGGCCTGATCCCAGCTCACCTCCGCCAGCGACGAGGAGTCGAGTTCGACCTCGCCGAAGACGCGATCGATCACGTGAGTGATCAAAGTCGCCCGGTTGCCGAAGTGGCGGTAGAGCGTGGCCGTGCCGGATTCGAGGCGTTGGGCGAGGGTCCGCATGGACAGGGCCTCGGCGCCTTCCTCGTCGACGAGCTGCAAGGCCGTGGCGAGGATGCGGTCCAGCGGGACGGCGGGGCGGCCACGGGACCGGCGAGCGGACCCGCCGGGCGGGGACGAACTGGTCACACCCGTCAGTATGACGGCCGGTTGACACCCCCCACAATAACGGCAACACTGTTGCCATTATGTGGACCGACTGCAACCCCGCCTCTGGCACCCGGCTCGTCCCGGTGGACGGCCTGCACGTTCACTACAAACGTGAAGGTCAGGGGCCGACGGTGGTACTGCTGCACGGCAGCGGGTCGTCGTTGGAAGGCTTCGAGCGGGTAGCGGCGCTGTTGTCGGCGTCCTACGACGTGATCCGTCCGGATCTCCCCGGGTTCGGGCGGACGGGGCCGCGGCCCGACCGCGACTACCGAGTCCGGACGTACGCGGGAACGATCGCCCGCTTCATGACCGCTTTGCAGCTGCCGAACTTCGCGGTGGCCGGGAATTCGCTGGGTGGCAACATCGCGTGGAACCTGGCCCTGGAGGCCCCCGAGCGGGTGAACGGGCTGGTACTGGTCAACGCCACCGGCTACCCGGACAAGACACTGCCCGCCGGGATGCGGCTGGCGCGGAACCCGGTGCTCCGCCCCCTGCTGCGGCGATGGCTCCCGCGCCGCGCGACCGAAAGCGGGCTGCGGGAAGCGGTCGGCGCGAACTCGGCCATCGTGGACGACGCCATGGTCGACCGGGTGCACGCGTTGACGAGCCGCCCGGGCAACCGGTCGGCATTCGTCGACTTCGCCAACACCGACCAGCCGGACCGCAGCACCGAAATCCCGCGGATCGCGGTTCCCACGCTGGTCCTGCGAAGCGCCGAGGTCGACGGGCAGCACTTCGCCCGCGACATCCCGGGCGCCCAGGAGCGCGTCCACCCCGACGGCGGGCACCTGCTCCCGGAAGAGGACCCGGACTGGGTGGCCGCGGCGATCGCGGAATTCCTGTCCGGGAACCAGGGGCGGCGATGAAGTACTTCGTCGCGTCCGATGAGGACCGCCGGCTCGACGCGGCCACGCGGCGGGCGCTGCGCGGCGGTTTCGTCACCCTGTCCGACGGTGTGACGCACTACGAGCTGGCCGGCCCCGACGAGGGCGAACTCGTCGTGCTGGTCGGCGGC includes these proteins:
- a CDS encoding alpha/beta hydrolase; protein product: MTEREDIEFPADGGVTLRGWLFRPDGDDRPRPAITMAHGYAGVKEHGLDPFARAFTEAGFVVLVDDHRGFGASDGEPRHEVNPWVQIEDWRRAISFLESRPGVDPARIGLWGTSYAGGHALVLGATDRRVRCVVAQAPTISGYQQGVRRVAPEATAALEEAFAEEDRAALRGEPPRRQAIVSADPAQPASYRAPDAVQFYLQDLPAVVWQNDATVRSTRFARAYEPGAWAPRVSPTPLLMIIALRDTVTVTDLALAAYEQALEPKRLVTVDGGHFDPYVAEFPAASGAAVQWFQRHLS
- a CDS encoding TetR/AcrR family transcriptional regulator: MRHKEFDPAVALDQAMVLFWDTGYEATSVQDLTEKLGIGRRSLYDTFGDKHSLFMQSLRHYAETEARRVWEAVERAADAREGVRVLLGAGLSQSSRGTGCLVVNTATEVGPRDGDAAEFVEQHLGGVRSALTDLVRRGQGEGSIANPAAPEVLASVLFTAWLGLRVGVRAGLSRRRLERDLSDILSLLDRA
- a CDS encoding TetR/AcrR family transcriptional regulator, whose translation is MTSSSPPGGSARRSRGRPAVPLDRILATALQLVDEEGAEALSMRTLAQRLESGTATLYRHFGNRATLITHVIDRVFGEVELDSSSLAEVSWDQACQTVARAMFDTLGRHRKIAPLLIEQTPTGPNAMVLRERCLAVLLDGGLPPDLAARAYATLSRYVLGFAIQLAGSGDDAERERVSTHFHDLPSDEFPATRAVADSLPVPLEDEFAFGLELIVDSLRRLRTP
- a CDS encoding alpha/beta fold hydrolase, with amino-acid sequence MWTDCNPASGTRLVPVDGLHVHYKREGQGPTVVLLHGSGSSLEGFERVAALLSASYDVIRPDLPGFGRTGPRPDRDYRVRTYAGTIARFMTALQLPNFAVAGNSLGGNIAWNLALEAPERVNGLVLVNATGYPDKTLPAGMRLARNPVLRPLLRRWLPRRATESGLREAVGANSAIVDDAMVDRVHALTSRPGNRSAFVDFANTDQPDRSTEIPRIAVPTLVLRSAEVDGQHFARDIPGAQERVHPDGGHLLPEEDPDWVAAAIAEFLSGNQGRR